A section of the Bacillus sp. HSf4 genome encodes:
- a CDS encoding SurA N-terminal domain-containing protein, with product MKKIISSLMIGLMAAVLAACASQPDKDASQSGQPNQEEQMKALQKKLDKQKVDDTKTVVVVNKQKITGQDYNRLLSTAQMQYQQTGQDPTSADAAKQIKKQTIDSLVGQALISQEADKKGYKATAKEIETQLDQTKKQYKDEKEFNEALKKADLSLTTLKSDIADSIKTEKYIDKELPKDKVTDKEIKDYYDQYAAQQKESNQKDTPKFEDVKSQIKELLEQQKRQEKLGQQVEKLKKNADVKVEI from the coding sequence ATGAAAAAAATCATATCCTCTCTCATGATCGGTTTAATGGCTGCCGTATTAGCCGCTTGCGCTTCTCAGCCTGATAAGGATGCGTCTCAAAGCGGGCAGCCGAACCAGGAAGAACAAATGAAAGCCTTGCAGAAAAAGCTCGACAAGCAAAAAGTCGATGATACGAAAACCGTTGTTGTCGTAAACAAACAAAAGATCACCGGCCAAGACTATAACAGGCTGCTGTCAACCGCACAAATGCAGTATCAGCAAACCGGTCAGGATCCGACATCAGCTGATGCCGCCAAGCAGATCAAAAAACAAACGATCGACAGCTTAGTCGGACAAGCACTCATTTCCCAGGAAGCGGACAAAAAAGGCTATAAAGCCACTGCAAAAGAGATCGAAACACAGCTCGACCAAACGAAAAAGCAATATAAAGATGAGAAAGAATTCAATGAAGCCTTAAAAAAAGCCGATTTAAGCTTAACAACCCTTAAATCTGACATTGCCGACAGCATCAAAACCGAAAAATACATCGACAAAGAGCTGCCAAAAGATAAAGTCACAGACAAAGAAATCAAGGACTATTACGACCAGTATGCAGCACAGCAAAAAGAAAGCAATCAAAAAGACACGCCAAAGTTCGAGGATGTCAAATCCCAGATTAAAGAACTGCTTGAACAGCAAAAACGGCAGGAAAAACTCGGACAGCAAGTGGAGAAGCTGAAGAAGAACGCTGATGTGAAAGTGGAAATTTAG